AACCCGCCGCCATCGTACGACCACCATTTCTCCCACCGATGATGCAGATCGTGTCGATAAGGACGCATTTCGGCTTGATTGGTCCACACATCCCACCATTTTGGCATCCCGCCGCTGGGCATCGGTTCGGCTTCGCCACCTGGAAAACGAACCGGGCCGACAAAGTTGGGGGCGAGGACGGTTTTGATCTTGCCAATCGCTCCATTCTTGACCAAATCGCTGGCCCAATTGTTGATCGGCATCGAACGTTGCTGCGTCCCGACCTGGGTAACGCGGTCATACTTGCGGGCCGCGTTGACCATGTGCCTGCCCTCTTCGATCGACAAACACATCGGTTTTTCGATGTAGGCATCCATCCCCGCTTGCATCGCCTGCACCGCGATCCAAGCTCGCGCGTGCGTCGTCGTTTCGACCATCACCCCATCAAGATTCTCGTCATCCATCATCTTGCGGAAATCCTCGTAGGTAGACCAATTCTGGTCTTTCCCCACGACGTTCACGAAGGTGTCCATATCGGGTTTGAAGCAATCGCAAACCGAGACCACGTTCATGTTGGGAATCAAGTTGCACGATTCGACGATCGTTCGAGCACGGCCCCCGAGTCCGATCACACCAACATTCACGCGCTCGTTGGCTCCAAAGGCGGACGCAGGAATGAGGGTGGGAAGGGCGAAGGCAGCGGCACCTGTTTGAAGAAGGGTTCGGCGGTTCAATCCGAGACGTGTCATGGAGGGGCTCCGGGCATAGAAGGCGATCGAGGGGAGCGCTTTGTCAATGTCGAAAGGTAGGAAGCCCTTTCCTTGGGCAAACCCGTGATTTAGCCCTGACAAAGCGGTGGGAAGCGTTTCGAGCCCATTCTACCACAGCCTCACTGCAAAACACCTTGCGTCAAATGGGCGCAGGCCACAGCGTGTTGAAAAGGTTGTGGTTCAACTTCGCCGCCCACTTCAAATCATGAAAACTTACCCAATCTCAGTGGCGTCATCGACGGAATCATGCCGAAACATAGCATTCACAGCAGAAACACCGAGAGCGATTTACGGTGCTCGGAACGAAAAAGTCCGCTGTTTTGTCTTCTTGAGGGGTAACTTCCCTTTGACAGCCAAGGGACTTTGCGTAAACTCTGCGATTCCGATTGGGAATCAGGCGACAGTTCTTGGCAGGCACGGTTTTTTCGTGTTGTTGATAAGGCAGGACCTCTGATTTCTGAAAAAGGGCGTGTAGCTCAGTTGGTTAGAGCGCGTCGCTGATAACGACGAGGTCCCAGATTCGAGTTCTGGCACGCCCACTTAGGAAGTTTGAAAGAAGAAGGGTGAAGGGTGAAATGGGCCAATTGACATTTCACCCTTCACCCTTCAAACTTCAGACTTCCATGGGGGTATAGCTCAGTTGGGAGAGCGCCTGCTTTGCACGCAGGAGGCCGTCGGTTCAAGTCCGTCTACCTCCACTTTTGTGATTCGCAAAAGTGAATTACAGCCAAGGAATGTAGGGGTAAGTGTCTAGAAGACCCGCGAATTGCGGAACTTCATCAGACCCAAACAAAATTGCAGCTTTTCGTTAATCAGAGGTTGACCAAAAGCTGCGAGCCGCTATCTTTCTTACTCGCTCAGGAAATGAGCCAGAACGATCCCCGCAAGGGAGCGAAAATGGCCTCCACTGAGCAAATTCAGCCAGTTTGAAAAAACTTTTCAAAAGTGCTTCAAGCTCGGTTGACGGCAAAGAATCGCCTCGCTATTCTTCGCCCTCGCTTGTGACCAACCGGCTGACGCCGAACGCTTCAGGAAGACATTTCTGGGCTACCCGCGTCGGCCGGCTGTTCACAAAAGCAGCGTCCCTTGCTGGCTGGTTTATCGCCACAGGCAGGGCATTGATTTTTGACAATTTGGTTGTTTTGGTAGTTGGCATCTGAAAAGAGCACCACGCTCATTTGGAGAAGCTGATTCGAATCGGGGCTTGCCTCGACGAGATAAAGTGTCCAATTGAGTTGGTAGTTTAAGAACAAGTTCTAAAGAAGCG
This is a stretch of genomic DNA from Novipirellula artificiosorum. It encodes these proteins:
- a CDS encoding Gfo/Idh/MocA family protein, whose amino-acid sequence is MTRLGLNRRTLLQTGAAAFALPTLIPASAFGANERVNVGVIGLGGRARTIVESCNLIPNMNVVSVCDCFKPDMDTFVNVVGKDQNWSTYEDFRKMMDDENLDGVMVETTTHARAWIAVQAMQAGMDAYIEKPMCLSIEEGRHMVNAARKYDRVTQVGTQQRSMPINNWASDLVKNGAIGKIKTVLAPNFVGPVRFPGGEAEPMPSGGMPKWWDVWTNQAEMRPYRHDLHHRWEKWWSYDGGGLCYGVTGWGTHSYDQIQRALGTDLTGPTTIILEEPVTDRACGKFETVTEVDETRLDYLIRLANPVEGPRAKMTMRYDNGTELKLHLDGDWGPGLGAIFVGQDGKLEINRNKIAASNKELLKSADNPGPIDKPETQYHIENWVDCIKTRERCNADIEIGLRSTTLCYLVNIAREVGRVGEPLSWDPETEQFTNCDEANKSWYVTRPRRKGYELPEL